One window from the genome of Populus alba chromosome 15, ASM523922v2, whole genome shotgun sequence encodes:
- the LOC118032779 gene encoding aspartyl protease APCB1, with protein MKSDDDQSPQLKGVVIISLPPPDNPSLGKTITAFTLTNNDYPQSHQTPQTHQEDQLPISPPPPPSQNSQLQFPSSRLFLGTPRKLLSFVFISLFALAIYSSLFTNTFQELKSNNNDDDDDDQKPKSFVFPLYHKLGVREIPLNDLENHLRRFVYKENLVASVDHLNGPHKISKLASSNAAAAMDSSTIFPVRGNLHPDGLYFTYMLVGSPPQPYYLDFDTGSDLTWIQCDAPCTSCAKGANAWYKPRRGNIVPPKDLLCMEVQRNQKAGYCETCDQCDYEIEYADHSSSMGVLATDKLLLMVANGSQAKLNFIFGCAYDQQGLLLKTLVKTDGILGLSRAKVSLPSQLASQGIINNVIGHCLTTDVGGGGYMFLGDDFVPRWGMAWVPMLDSPSMEFYHTEVLKLNYGSSPLSLGGMESRAKHILFDSGSSYTYFPKEAYSELVASLNEVSGAGLVQSTSDTTLPLCWRANFPIRSVKDVKKFFKTLTFQFGTKWLVISTKFRIPPEGYLMISDKGNVCLGILDGSKVHDGSTIILGDVSLRGQLVVYDNVNKKIGWTPSECAKPKRSDSLQFFDGLPFFDG; from the exons ATGAAGTCTGATGATGATCAGTCACCGCAATTAAAAGGGGTAGTCATAATTTCACTTCCACCACCAGATAACCCTTCTTTAGGCAAAACCATCACTGCTTTTACACTCACTAATAATGACTACCCACAATCTCACCAAACCCCCCAAACCCATCAAGAAGACCAGCTTCCAatctcaccaccaccaccaccatctcaAAACTCTCAACTTCAATTTCCATCATCAAGACTCTTTCTTGGTACCCCAAGAAAGCTGTTGTCTTTTGTGtttatctctctttttgctCTTGCTATTTACAGTTCTTTGTTTACCAATAcctttcaagaattgaagagtaataataatgatgatgatgatgatgatcaaaAGCCAAAGTCTTTTGTGTTTCCTTTATATCACAAATTGGGTGTTCGTGAGATTCCACTGAATGATCTTGAGAATCATCTTAGGAGGTTTGTGTACAAGGAGAATTTGGTGGCATCTGTTGATCATTTGAATGGACCCCATAAAATTAGTAAGTTAGCTTCTTCAAATGCTGCTGCTGCAATGGATTCGTCCACTATCTTTCCTGTTAGGGGCAATCTTCATCCAGATGG ATTATATTTCACATATATGCTTGTTGGGAGTCCTCCACAACCTTACTATCTTGATTTTGATACTGGAAGTGATTTAACATGGATTCAATGTGATGCTCCTTGCACTAGCTGTGCCAAG GGTGCTAATGCCTGGTACAAGCCAAGAAGAGGTAATATAGTACCTCCAAAGGATTTGTTATGCATGGAAGTGCAAAGAAATCAAAAGGCTGGATATTGTGAAACATGCGACCAATGTGACTATGAGATTGAATATGCTGATCATAGCTCCTCCATGGGAGTTCTTGCTACAGACAAGCTTCTTTTAATGGTTGCAAATGGATCACAGGCCAAGTTAAACTTCATTTTCGG GTGTGCATATGATCAGCAAGGCTTACTTTTGAAAACTCTGGTGAAGACAGATGGGATACTTGGGCTAAGTAGAGCTAAAGTTAGTTTACCTTCTCAATTGGCGAGCCAGGGTATCATTAACAATGTCATAGGTCATTGCCTTACCACTGATGTAGGTGGTGGTGGATATATGTTTTTAGGTGATGATTTTGTTCCACGTTGGGGTATGGCTTGGGTCCCCATGCTTGACAGCCCTTCCAT GGAATTCTATCATACAGaggtattaaaattgaattatggAAGCAGCCCACTCAGTTTAGGTGGGATGGAGAGCAGAGCGAAGCACATACTATTTGACAGTGGCAGTTCCTATACATATTTTCCAAAAGAAGCATATTCTGAATTGGTTGCTTCT CTTAATGAAGTTTCTGGGGCAGGACTTGTCCAAAGTACATCGGATACAACATTGCCCTTATGTTGGCGAGCTAATTTTCCTATCAG ATCGGTTAAAGATGTAAAGAAGTTCTTCAAGACCTTAACCTTTCAATTTGGGACCAAATGGTTGGTTATCTCCACAAAGTTCCGGATACCTCCAGAGGGTTACTTGATGATTAGC GACAAAGGCAATGTGTGCTTGGGTATTCTTGATGGAAGCAAGGTTCATGATGGATCCACAATTATTCTTGGAG ATGTATCATTGCGGGGGCAGTTGGTGGTATATGATAACGTGAACAAGAAAATTGGTTGGACGCCCTCGGAATGTGCCAAGCCAAAAAGATCGGATAGCCTGCAATTCTTTGATGGTCTGCCATTCTTCGACGGGTAG